A single window of Pontiella agarivorans DNA harbors:
- a CDS encoding heparinase II/III domain-containing protein — MMKKNDIVLFIFAVGCMVYFNAKAAPDAVLPVLDNPMSVEYLQDHLSEDHPRLVYTPAIVAGLKAKLETDEVLQHVYQAVKRNAGQVLETPLLTRKMEGRRLLGTSREMLYRVNMLGAVWLMEKPPEMLARLNDELIAVCSFSNWNPKHYLDVAEMSLAVALALDWCGGDLPESTVALAKKALMEKGLDADGKGRARIVSSSNNWNQVCNGGMIAAAILLADDEPEFAADTIRRALEKMPNALVEYAPDGLYPEGSTYWAYGTGYSVITIAMLESAFGSDFGISAVPGFLESAVFRALCNAPSGMYYNFADCGERRSPNGDLILAWFAAKTANPDFFERDRFLRPADQMGKLDRHAGAALAWLSQGQKTTVGSLPTAWKGDGQNPIAVFSGGASDSRSYYFGGKGGRASISHGNMDAGSFVFELDGVRWVLDSGNQRYYDLEKTGFNLWGKEQDSERWTLLTKNNFGHSTLTVNDELFKVDGYAPLIDFKDGETPSAAFDLTAVYGKNVKRATRRFIQDGPASLVIEDRIAASEKTRRLTWQLITAAEVERMNGGAVLRQTGKMLHLEMLSHPAAELNVVSLDPPPLKLDRRIKGLKRVEIDVPVTAGTNEIIEFRVRLSGE, encoded by the coding sequence ATGATGAAAAAAAATGACATCGTATTGTTCATCTTTGCGGTTGGTTGCATGGTGTACTTTAATGCAAAAGCCGCACCGGATGCTGTGCTGCCGGTGCTGGATAATCCGATGTCGGTGGAGTATCTGCAGGACCATCTTTCGGAGGACCATCCGCGGCTGGTCTATACGCCTGCGATTGTTGCCGGGTTGAAGGCAAAACTTGAAACCGATGAAGTTCTTCAGCATGTGTATCAGGCTGTAAAGCGGAATGCGGGTCAGGTGCTGGAAACTCCATTGCTGACGCGGAAGATGGAGGGGCGGCGTCTGCTGGGTACTTCCCGGGAAATGCTTTACCGCGTGAACATGCTGGGTGCGGTCTGGCTGATGGAGAAACCGCCGGAAATGCTTGCCCGGCTGAATGATGAACTGATTGCTGTCTGCAGTTTTTCCAACTGGAATCCAAAGCATTACCTCGATGTCGCTGAGATGTCGCTGGCTGTGGCGCTTGCATTGGATTGGTGCGGCGGGGATCTTCCGGAATCAACCGTTGCACTGGCGAAAAAGGCGTTAATGGAAAAGGGGCTGGATGCGGATGGAAAGGGCAGAGCCCGTATTGTGAGCTCTTCCAATAACTGGAACCAGGTCTGTAACGGGGGGATGATTGCTGCGGCTATTTTGCTGGCAGATGATGAGCCGGAGTTTGCTGCAGACACGATTCGGCGGGCATTGGAAAAAATGCCGAATGCATTGGTTGAATATGCGCCGGACGGACTTTATCCGGAGGGGTCGACGTATTGGGCATACGGGACCGGTTATTCGGTCATCACCATTGCAATGCTGGAAAGTGCATTCGGTTCTGATTTCGGAATTTCCGCTGTTCCCGGTTTTCTGGAAAGTGCAGTTTTCCGAGCGTTGTGCAATGCGCCTTCCGGAATGTATTACAATTTTGCCGATTGCGGTGAGCGCCGGAGTCCGAATGGCGACCTCATTCTGGCCTGGTTTGCCGCAAAGACCGCAAATCCGGATTTTTTCGAAAGGGATCGTTTTCTGCGTCCGGCGGATCAGATGGGTAAACTGGATCGCCATGCGGGAGCGGCTCTTGCCTGGCTTTCGCAGGGTCAGAAAACAACGGTAGGCTCTCTGCCGACCGCCTGGAAAGGGGACGGCCAAAACCCGATTGCTGTTTTTTCCGGGGGTGCATCCGATTCCCGCAGCTACTATTTCGGCGGGAAAGGCGGTCGGGCCTCAATCAGCCATGGCAATATGGATGCCGGATCGTTTGTTTTTGAATTGGATGGGGTTCGCTGGGTACTCGATTCTGGGAACCAGCGGTATTACGATTTGGAAAAGACCGGTTTTAATCTCTGGGGAAAAGAGCAGGACAGTGAGCGCTGGACGCTGCTGACAAAAAATAATTTCGGGCACAGCACTCTGACGGTCAACGATGAGCTGTTCAAGGTGGATGGTTATGCTCCGCTGATCGATTTCAAGGACGGCGAAACTCCGTCTGCCGCTTTCGATTTAACTGCGGTGTATGGAAAAAACGTTAAACGTGCAACGCGTCGTTTTATTCAAGACGGTCCGGCATCGCTCGTTATTGAAGACCGGATTGCTGCATCGGAAAAGACCCGGCGGCTTACCTGGCAGTTGATAACGGCGGCCGAGGTGGAACGAATGAACGGAGGGGCTGTACTTCGTCAGACGGGGAAGATGTTGCATTTGGAAATGCTGTCCCATCCGGCGGCGGAACTGAACGTGGTTTCGCTCGATCCTCCTCCGCTCAAACTGGATCGTCGAATTAAAGGGTTAAAACGAGTGGAAATCGATGTTCCTGTGACGGCAGGAACGAATGAGATCATCGAGTTTAGAGTCAGATTATCAGGAGAATAG
- a CDS encoding glycoside hydrolase family 88 protein, which translates to MMRSIHLKVILGMAIISGLGMSAHAGQPTAESVKALTKKVADWQIETFEDSGRYRALSSRKKMPEGKFPPKWHDLTWHMGALYAGMNEWRKVSGDPDVEAFLMMIGERNGWKLHHRPYHADDHTVGQFYLSLYEKKKDPAMLRPTQERFDWILAHPKTGSLEWSGYGKGRNKTDCHHRWGWCDALFMAPPVWARLAKVTGERKYLDFMDQEYHATYDLLWDKEDHLFWRDSSFFKKREANGRKIYWARGNGWVFGGLALMISDLPADWEGRPFYIELFKQMAESLKNCQREDGTWSMGLLGGVDAYPVKETSGTSFFTFGLAWGIHNGLLDRATYEPVLFRAWQALTECVTEEGMLGFVQPVGAAPGDSFADKTEVYGIGAFLAAGSEVYKLLGGNVPAIEKKTTAFTTFSKETGWCWYEDPRAIIHNGKLIIGGINGKNGDAKVGVYDLKADKPLGDAVLYPAFQRDDHNSPVFYVRPDGSLLTVYAKHGREKIHHYHISDPADYLKWGPRKAFHHVYEDKRGVTYMNLYTMKDEDKLYCFFRDGQHFNPAFITSTDDGETWGEYTHFITHDIGSRQRPYARYQQIDENTVGISFTDAHPRQYGNSLYYAEFRNGAFYRVDGTKIKELSEGPLVTVQAEKIYKGSEIKEWKGNTHSVSNSAWTVAIASDAAGHPHIGYSVYHTHTDHHYRIASWDGEKWNDRQIAFGGTCLYERESSYTGLFAFDPENPQQVYISTDVNPSTGKPTGGVHEIYTAEIGPDDDVSSIDWKQLTFDSEYKNIRPMVVAGEGYKVLMWLGGAPWRHFQDYETDALGLILERP; encoded by the coding sequence ATGATGAGAAGTATACATCTTAAAGTCATACTGGGTATGGCGATTATAAGCGGTTTGGGAATGAGCGCTCATGCCGGGCAGCCTACAGCGGAATCGGTCAAGGCGCTGACGAAAAAGGTGGCGGATTGGCAGATTGAAACGTTTGAAGATTCGGGCAGATACCGGGCTCTTTCTTCCCGCAAAAAAATGCCGGAAGGGAAATTTCCTCCAAAATGGCATGATCTGACGTGGCATATGGGAGCCTTGTATGCCGGGATGAATGAGTGGCGCAAGGTCTCCGGGGATCCTGATGTCGAGGCATTTCTCATGATGATCGGTGAGCGCAACGGATGGAAATTACATCACCGACCCTATCATGCCGACGATCATACGGTCGGTCAGTTTTATCTCTCGCTGTACGAGAAGAAAAAAGATCCGGCGATGCTTCGGCCGACGCAGGAGCGGTTTGACTGGATTCTGGCGCATCCGAAAACCGGTTCGCTTGAATGGAGTGGATATGGAAAGGGTAGAAATAAGACCGACTGCCACCACCGCTGGGGCTGGTGCGATGCGCTGTTTATGGCGCCGCCGGTCTGGGCACGGCTGGCCAAGGTGACCGGTGAGCGGAAATACCTCGATTTTATGGATCAGGAATATCATGCCACCTATGATCTGCTCTGGGATAAAGAGGATCATCTGTTCTGGCGCGATTCCTCTTTCTTTAAGAAACGGGAAGCGAATGGACGGAAGATTTATTGGGCGCGCGGCAATGGCTGGGTGTTCGGCGGGCTGGCGCTGATGATTTCGGATCTACCGGCGGATTGGGAAGGACGTCCGTTTTATATTGAGCTCTTTAAACAGATGGCGGAAAGCCTGAAGAACTGCCAGCGCGAAGATGGTACGTGGAGTATGGGCCTGCTGGGTGGCGTTGACGCCTATCCGGTGAAGGAAACCAGCGGTACCTCATTCTTTACGTTCGGTCTGGCCTGGGGGATTCATAACGGCCTGCTGGATCGGGCCACTTATGAGCCGGTACTTTTCCGGGCCTGGCAGGCGTTGACGGAATGTGTGACTGAAGAGGGTATGCTGGGCTTTGTACAGCCGGTCGGGGCGGCTCCCGGAGATTCATTTGCGGATAAAACAGAAGTTTACGGGATCGGTGCTTTTCTGGCGGCCGGATCCGAAGTGTATAAGCTGTTGGGCGGAAACGTTCCGGCCATTGAAAAAAAGACTACCGCATTCACAACATTCTCAAAAGAGACCGGCTGGTGCTGGTATGAGGATCCGCGCGCAATTATTCATAACGGCAAACTGATCATCGGCGGCATCAATGGAAAAAACGGCGATGCCAAGGTGGGCGTGTATGATCTGAAGGCGGATAAACCGCTGGGTGATGCGGTACTTTATCCGGCATTTCAGCGCGATGATCATAATTCGCCGGTTTTCTATGTCCGTCCGGACGGCAGTCTGCTGACAGTCTACGCCAAGCACGGCCGGGAAAAGATTCACCATTATCATATTTCCGATCCTGCAGATTATCTGAAGTGGGGACCGCGGAAGGCGTTTCATCATGTTTATGAAGATAAACGCGGCGTCACGTATATGAATCTGTACACCATGAAAGATGAAGATAAGCTCTATTGCTTTTTCCGTGACGGACAGCACTTCAACCCGGCGTTTATTACATCGACCGACGATGGCGAAACATGGGGCGAGTACACGCATTTCATTACGCACGATATCGGAAGCCGCCAGCGCCCTTATGCGCGGTATCAGCAGATCGATGAAAATACCGTCGGCATTTCGTTCACGGATGCGCATCCGCGCCAGTATGGAAACAGCCTGTATTATGCCGAGTTCAGAAACGGTGCATTCTACCGTGTAGACGGCACAAAAATTAAGGAGCTTTCGGAGGGTCCGCTGGTGACCGTGCAGGCGGAGAAAATCTATAAGGGCAGTGAAATCAAGGAGTGGAAAGGGAATACGCACAGTGTTTCCAATTCGGCCTGGACCGTAGCCATCGCCAGTGATGCCGCCGGGCATCCGCATATCGGTTATTCCGTTTATCATACGCACACGGATCATCACTACCGCATTGCGTCCTGGGACGGGGAAAAATGGAACGATCGTCAGATCGCGTTCGGCGGCACCTGCCTGTATGAACGTGAAAGCAGCTATACCGGCCTGTTCGCCTTTGATCCGGAAAATCCGCAACAGGTGTATATTTCCACCGATGTGAATCCGTCAACCGGAAAGCCGACGGGCGGTGTTCATGAAATTTATACGGCGGAAATCGGTCCGGACGATGATGTTTCTTCCATTGACTGGAAACAACTGACGTTTGATTCGGAATATAAAAACATCCGTCCGATGGTGGTCGCCGGCGAGGGCTATAAGGTGCTGATGTGGCTGGGTGGTGCGCCGTGGCGTCATTTTCAGGATTATGAAACCGATGCCCTCGGTCTGATTCTGGAGCGGCCGTAA
- a CDS encoding aldose epimerase family protein — MPVEQTAFGKLSDGRTVPAFIITNAGGYRVKLSAYGAAVVSVEVPDAEGAVADVVLGFDDVSGYENDPHYIGRTIGRVANRIGGSCFELDGKRYPLPANEGKTHLHGGPGGFHRKIWNAEVVDEQSVRMFLESPDGDQGYPGTLSVELLFTWTNGNELKLEYRATADRPTVCDLTHHTYFNLAGSGSTLDHRLSINASKRLLIDERFVPTGETEPVSGSVYDFRIARPIREYTEGQQGGHGEYYVLDAPGTLAPAAEVTDPGSRRSVQCFTDQRSLVFYEGFFVGGDGKGGQLYRRHSGFCLETQNHVNAVNIGTFPSARLEPGGEYRQICVYRFGVDAREICC, encoded by the coding sequence ATGCCGGTTGAGCAGACAGCATTCGGAAAACTGAGTGACGGCCGTACTGTGCCCGCCTTCATTATAACGAACGCGGGCGGGTACCGGGTTAAACTTTCCGCCTATGGCGCGGCGGTGGTTTCGGTTGAGGTGCCCGATGCTGAAGGCGCTGTGGCGGATGTGGTGCTCGGTTTTGATGACGTGTCCGGCTATGAAAACGACCCGCACTACATCGGCAGGACCATCGGCCGGGTGGCCAACCGGATCGGCGGAAGCTGTTTTGAGCTGGACGGGAAGCGGTATCCGCTGCCGGCGAATGAAGGGAAGACTCATCTTCACGGCGGTCCCGGCGGTTTCCACCGGAAAATATGGAATGCGGAAGTGGTGGATGAGCAATCTGTGCGGATGTTCCTGGAGAGTCCGGATGGCGATCAGGGGTATCCGGGAACGTTGTCGGTGGAATTGCTCTTCACATGGACGAACGGAAATGAGCTGAAGCTGGAGTACCGGGCGACGGCGGATCGACCGACGGTATGCGATCTGACCCACCACACCTATTTCAATCTGGCGGGTTCCGGCAGTACGCTGGATCACCGGTTAAGCATCAATGCCAGTAAGCGGCTGCTCATTGATGAGCGGTTTGTTCCGACGGGAGAAACGGAGCCGGTGAGTGGTTCGGTGTATGATTTCCGCATAGCCCGGCCGATCCGGGAATACACCGAAGGCCAGCAGGGCGGACACGGGGAATATTACGTGCTGGATGCACCGGGTACACTCGCGCCGGCCGCCGAAGTGACGGATCCCGGAAGCCGGCGTTCTGTGCAGTGTTTTACGGATCAGCGCAGTCTGGTTTTTTATGAGGGCTTTTTTGTGGGCGGAGACGGAAAAGGCGGTCAGCTTTATCGGCGGCACAGTGGGTTCTGTCTGGAAACTCAAAATCATGTCAATGCCGTGAATATCGGAACATTTCCGTCTGCACGGTTGGAACCCGGCGGAGAATATCGCCAGATCTGTGTCTACCGCTTTGGAGTTGATGCCAGAGAAATCTGTTGTTGA
- a CDS encoding TRAP transporter substrate-binding protein — MNKGLSYFIGGILVGSLLATVGFSIFLRGQQNAGGGTSRLVLKLGHGLDTGHPVHKAMVYMKDRLEELSSGSVSIDIYPSSVLGSEVQCIEQLQNGSLAMTKTSAAAMENFIPAMSVFALPYVFRDSDHYWKVLNGEIGKAMLKKGESKFLRGLCYYDAGSRNFYTKDTPIRTPDDLKGLKIRVMPSKTAMDMVKALGGAPTPIAWGELYSALAQGTVDGAENNPPSFTSNKHYEVCKHFSLDGHTRIPDMLMISSKVWNKLDPQVQTWVQQAADESVVFQRKLWEEKTIESLKQAKAEGVTVYEVDTAAFAARVAPLLAGIENPEVRDLLKNIAEVK, encoded by the coding sequence ATGAACAAAGGACTTTCCTATTTTATCGGTGGAATTCTGGTAGGCAGCCTGTTGGCTACGGTTGGTTTTTCTATCTTTTTACGCGGGCAGCAGAACGCCGGCGGGGGTACTTCCCGGTTGGTGCTGAAGCTGGGGCACGGGCTGGATACCGGGCATCCGGTCCATAAAGCCATGGTGTATATGAAAGACCGGCTGGAGGAGTTGTCGTCCGGCTCGGTCTCTATTGACATCTATCCGAGTTCCGTCCTCGGTTCCGAGGTGCAGTGCATTGAGCAGTTGCAGAACGGATCGCTGGCGATGACCAAAACCTCGGCCGCCGCGATGGAAAATTTTATTCCGGCGATGTCGGTCTTTGCGCTGCCGTATGTTTTCCGGGATTCGGATCACTACTGGAAGGTGCTCAACGGAGAGATCGGTAAAGCCATGCTGAAAAAGGGGGAATCAAAATTCCTGCGCGGTCTCTGCTACTACGATGCCGGCAGCCGTAATTTTTACACCAAGGATACGCCGATTCGCACCCCTGACGATCTCAAGGGGTTGAAGATTCGGGTCATGCCGTCGAAGACGGCGATGGATATGGTTAAAGCACTCGGCGGGGCGCCGACGCCGATTGCCTGGGGCGAGCTTTATTCCGCTCTGGCTCAGGGTACGGTTGACGGCGCGGAGAATAATCCGCCGAGCTTTACTTCGAATAAACACTATGAAGTCTGCAAACACTTTTCGCTGGATGGCCATACGCGGATTCCGGACATGCTGATGATCAGTTCCAAAGTCTGGAATAAGCTCGATCCGCAGGTGCAGACCTGGGTGCAGCAGGCGGCCGATGAATCGGTTGTCTTCCAGCGGAAACTCTGGGAGGAGAAAACGATTGAATCGCTCAAACAGGCTAAAGCCGAAGGGGTCACGGTGTATGAAGTGGATACCGCCGCATTTGCCGCCCGGGTTGCACCGCTGTTGGCCGGGATCGAAAATCCTGAAGTTCGCGATTTGCTGAAAAATATTGCCGAGGTGAAGTGA
- a CDS encoding SDR family oxidoreductase has translation MLDQFNLAGKTALVTGCKRGIGKGMAIALAEAGADIIGVSATLEAEGSAVGKEVAARGRSFKGYACDFSDRTALYAFIKQVKADFPQIDILVNNAGTILRAPAAEHSDELWDKVIEVNLNAQFVLSRELGKEMAARGTGKIIFTASLLTFQGGITVPGYAASKGGIGQLTMALSNEWAGKGVQVNAIAPGYIATDNTQALQDDPERSKAILDRIPAGRWGNPEDFAGPIVFLASSASDYMSGHTMVVDGGWMGR, from the coding sequence ATTTTGGATCAATTTAATCTGGCGGGGAAAACTGCACTCGTTACGGGTTGCAAGCGGGGAATCGGAAAAGGAATGGCCATCGCATTGGCGGAAGCCGGCGCGGATATCATTGGCGTGAGTGCCACATTGGAAGCCGAAGGCAGCGCGGTTGGAAAGGAAGTAGCCGCACGTGGTCGATCGTTCAAGGGCTATGCCTGCGACTTCAGCGATCGCACGGCGCTGTATGCCTTCATCAAACAGGTTAAGGCCGACTTCCCGCAGATCGATATTCTGGTAAATAATGCCGGAACGATTTTGCGCGCTCCGGCGGCAGAGCATTCCGATGAATTGTGGGACAAAGTCATCGAAGTGAACCTGAATGCGCAGTTTGTGCTTTCCCGCGAACTCGGAAAAGAGATGGCGGCTCGCGGAACCGGTAAGATTATTTTCACGGCTTCGTTGCTGACGTTCCAGGGCGGTATTACCGTTCCCGGCTATGCGGCCAGCAAGGGGGGCATTGGCCAGTTGACGATGGCGCTTTCGAATGAGTGGGCGGGCAAAGGTGTTCAGGTGAATGCCATTGCTCCGGGTTATATTGCCACGGATAACACGCAGGCCTTGCAGGATGATCCCGAACGCAGCAAGGCCATTCTTGATCGCATTCCGGCAGGCCGTTGGGGCAATCCGGAAGATTTTGCCGGTCCGATTGTATTTCTGGCTTCGAGTGCGTCGGATTATATGTCCGGACATACCATGGTGGTTGACGGCGGATGGATGGGGCGATAG
- the kduI gene encoding 5-dehydro-4-deoxy-D-glucuronate isomerase, with protein MNVRYTVGKNEYKRMTTDELREAFLVELFEEGALNLLYSEVERSIIGAAVPTGGRLKLEAGAELAADYFCQRREVGVLNIGGNGTVTVDGTEYRMENLDGLYIGRGSKEITFDSVNGAEPARFYLVSYPAHATYPTTQAKKADANALELGSLEDSNKRTIYQYIHENGIKSCQLVMGFTALEPGSVWNTMPCHTHERRTEVYMYFNLDETSRVFHMMGPGDETRHIVVSNEQAVISPMWSIHSGCGTKAYTFCWAMGGENQRFDDMDHIAIGNLK; from the coding sequence ATGAACGTTAGATACACCGTAGGGAAAAATGAATATAAACGGATGACCACGGATGAACTGCGCGAAGCGTTTCTGGTGGAGCTGTTTGAAGAGGGGGCTCTGAACCTGCTTTACAGTGAAGTGGAGCGTTCCATTATCGGTGCGGCTGTTCCAACGGGTGGACGTCTGAAGCTGGAAGCGGGAGCTGAACTGGCGGCGGATTATTTCTGCCAGCGCCGCGAGGTCGGCGTGCTGAATATCGGCGGCAACGGAACGGTGACCGTGGACGGAACCGAATACCGGATGGAAAATCTCGACGGACTGTATATCGGCCGTGGGTCCAAAGAGATCACATTTGATTCTGTCAACGGCGCGGAACCGGCGCGCTTTTATCTGGTGAGTTACCCGGCGCATGCGACGTATCCGACGACTCAGGCGAAAAAGGCGGATGCCAATGCGCTGGAGCTGGGGTCGCTGGAGGATTCCAACAAGCGCACGATTTATCAGTACATTCACGAAAACGGGATCAAGAGCTGTCAGTTGGTGATGGGCTTTACTGCGCTTGAACCGGGCAGTGTCTGGAATACGATGCCGTGCCATACGCATGAACGCCGGACCGAAGTCTATATGTATTTCAATCTGGATGAAACGTCGCGTGTTTTCCATATGATGGGGCCGGGCGATGAAACGCGGCATATCGTGGTTTCCAATGAACAGGCGGTGATTTCCCCGATGTGGTCGATCCACTCGGGCTGCGGCACAAAGGCCTATACCTTCTGCTGGGCCATGGGCGGTGAGAACCAGCGTTTTGATGATATGGATCATATTGCGATCGGGAATTTGAAGTAA
- a CDS encoding TRAP transporter small permease has translation MPTALLKVKDGMTKVLNGALIIAVLLLVLDVVWGVFTRHILNEQAKWTEELARFLLVWVSMLGGAVAFGTKGHLGVDYFVGKFDPEVRKLMAVVSNLVVLFFAVSIFIIGGWQVVRDALVVEQTTPALGWKMGHVYLAVPIAGVFMVIYTLENLIEVILAKPEAE, from the coding sequence ATGCCGACCGCTCTGCTTAAGGTGAAAGATGGAATGACCAAGGTCCTTAACGGGGCCCTGATTATTGCCGTACTGCTGCTGGTGCTCGATGTGGTGTGGGGGGTGTTTACCCGCCATATTCTTAATGAACAGGCTAAGTGGACGGAGGAACTTGCGCGATTTCTGCTGGTTTGGGTATCCATGCTCGGCGGAGCGGTGGCATTCGGTACAAAGGGTCATCTTGGTGTCGATTATTTTGTCGGAAAATTTGATCCGGAAGTCCGGAAACTGATGGCGGTGGTGTCCAACCTGGTGGTGCTCTTTTTTGCCGTTTCCATTTTTATCATCGGCGGCTGGCAGGTCGTTCGCGATGCACTGGTCGTTGAGCAGACCACCCCGGCGTTGGGGTGGAAAATGGGTCATGTATATCTCGCCGTTCCTATTGCCGGAGTGTTCATGGTCATTTATACGCTGGAAAATCTCATCGAGGTGATTCTCGCAAAGCCGGAGGCTGAATAA
- the tsaA gene encoding tRNA (N6-threonylcarbamoyladenosine(37)-N6)-methyltransferase TrmO: MNVEFKPIGIIRSCYTDKFGIPRQPGLVKSATATLELLSPFNQPEAFRGLDDFSHLWICFMFHATASRDWKPTVRPPRLGGNRRVGVFASRSNFRPNPIGLSVVELLAVNGTVLQLGGGDFLDGTPVLDIKPYIPYSDSLPEARGGFANTVPTPENSVIFLPEVLKQFQTLETPERPRLKQLITDMLAFNPRPAYQGDDPERVYGTSVFDLEVKWKQQDNQVTVIAVT; encoded by the coding sequence ATGAATGTTGAGTTTAAACCAATTGGAATCATCCGCTCGTGCTACACGGATAAATTCGGCATACCGCGCCAACCGGGGCTGGTGAAAAGTGCGACAGCAACACTGGAGTTGCTTTCCCCGTTTAATCAGCCTGAAGCCTTCCGGGGGCTGGACGATTTTTCCCACCTCTGGATCTGCTTCATGTTCCACGCCACCGCTTCCAGGGATTGGAAACCCACCGTGCGCCCGCCCCGGCTCGGCGGGAACCGACGCGTCGGTGTTTTTGCCTCACGCTCCAATTTCCGACCCAACCCAATCGGACTCTCGGTCGTTGAACTACTGGCGGTGAACGGGACGGTTCTCCAACTCGGCGGCGGCGATTTTCTCGACGGCACACCCGTGCTCGATATCAAACCCTACATCCCCTACTCCGATTCTTTGCCGGAAGCCCGGGGCGGGTTTGCGAACACAGTTCCAACTCCTGAAAATTCGGTGATTTTTCTGCCGGAGGTTCTCAAACAGTTCCAGACACTGGAAACCCCCGAGCGTCCCCGCCTTAAACAGCTGATCACCGACATGCTCGCGTTCAATCCGCGCCCCGCGTATCAGGGGGATGACCCGGAGCGCGTGTACGGCACCTCTGTTTTTGATCTCGAGGTGAAGTGGAAGCAACAGGATAACCAAGTGACCGTTATTGCGGTAACGTAG
- a CDS encoding TRAP transporter large permease yields the protein MGMVALILVAVFVLMLVMNVPIAVSIALATFFAILAEGSDPTIMVAAKMANGVNSFALLAIPFFILSGHLMGRGGMARRLIDFAGTIVGFLPGGLAYVNTLTCMLFGSISGSAAAAVSSVGGFMIPEMNRKGYGREFNVSVTTTAATTGLLIPPSNIMIVYSVAAGSVSIAAMFMAGVLPGIVTGLFIMLVCGYFAFRHKYRREERSSLAEIVKSFGAAVLTLLLIFIVIGGILLGWFTATEAAAIAVVYSFFLSVVVYREIPLKDLPQILLDTGITTAVVMLLIGASSGMSWIMTMANIPQTVSAALLGLSENPMVILLTINLLLIFVGTFMDMTPAVLIFTPIFLPVVSELGMHPVHFGIMLIANLCIGLCTPPVGTCLFIGCGVGKSTIAKVTPTLLPFFGAMIAALLVITYVPATSLWLPVATKQLKAEDVEQCEFMKLNGGKTSSAVKQEEIDRMAAKKQVAPATLPQ from the coding sequence ATGGGAATGGTTGCTCTGATTCTGGTCGCTGTTTTTGTACTGATGCTGGTTATGAATGTGCCGATTGCGGTGTCGATTGCGCTGGCCACGTTTTTCGCGATTCTGGCCGAAGGCTCGGATCCTACCATTATGGTGGCCGCCAAAATGGCCAACGGGGTGAACAGTTTTGCGTTGCTGGCCATTCCGTTTTTTATTCTCTCCGGTCACCTCATGGGGCGTGGCGGCATGGCCCGGCGGCTGATTGATTTTGCGGGAACGATCGTCGGGTTTCTTCCCGGGGGACTGGCCTATGTAAATACACTCACCTGCATGCTGTTCGGTTCCATTTCGGGGTCGGCCGCCGCCGCGGTGTCCTCCGTGGGCGGATTTATGATTCCCGAGATGAATCGTAAAGGGTACGGCCGGGAGTTTAATGTATCGGTCACCACGACGGCTGCCACGACGGGGCTGTTGATTCCGCCGAGCAATATCATGATTGTCTACTCGGTGGCCGCAGGTTCGGTATCCATAGCCGCCATGTTCATGGCGGGCGTGTTGCCCGGTATCGTAACCGGACTGTTCATTATGCTGGTCTGCGGCTACTTCGCCTTCCGACATAAGTACCGCCGCGAAGAACGGTCGAGTTTGGCTGAAATCGTGAAAAGTTTCGGGGCCGCCGTGCTCACGCTTTTGCTTATTTTTATCGTTATCGGCGGCATTCTGCTTGGCTGGTTCACCGCCACGGAAGCAGCGGCGATTGCCGTGGTGTACTCTTTTTTCCTGTCGGTTGTGGTTTATCGCGAAATTCCGCTCAAAGATCTCCCGCAGATTCTGCTCGATACCGGAATTACTACAGCGGTGGTGATGCTGCTGATCGGGGCGAGCTCCGGCATGAGCTGGATCATGACCATGGCCAATATTCCGCAGACGGTCAGTGCCGCACTGCTTGGACTTTCGGAAAATCCGATGGTGATTCTGCTGACCATCAATCTGCTGCTGATCTTTGTCGGTACATTTATGGATATGACACCGGCTGTCCTGATTTTCACGCCGATCTTTCTTCCGGTGGTTTCTGAACTCGGAATGCATCCGGTGCATTTCGGGATTATGCTGATTGCGAACCTCTGTATCGGGCTCTGCACACCGCCGGTGGGCACCTGTCTGTTTATCGGCTGCGGCGTGGGCAAATCCACCATTGCCAAAGTGACACCGACGCTGCTGCCGTTTTTCGGGGCCATGATTGCGGCGCTGCTGGTCATCACCTATGTGCCGGCCACCTCGCTCTGGCTGCCGGTTGCCACAAAACAGCTCAAAGCCGAAGATGTCGAGCAGTGCGAGTTTATGAAACTCAATGGAGGCAAAACGTCCAGCGCCGTTAAGCAGGAAGAGATTGATCGAATGGCGGCAAAGAAGCAGGTCGCGCCGGCTACGTTACCGCAATAA